One window of the Desulfobotulus mexicanus genome contains the following:
- a CDS encoding PSP1 domain-containing protein — protein MIRIAGVRFKSAGKIYDFNAGDLDISLGDAVIVETEQGLGFATLTTPIRQQEKPHTGQTLKNVLRLADASDFLRVEENQKVEEAAHQFCKQEVETLNLSMNLFSVESTFDASKLTFFFTSEGRVDFRQLVKNLVKEFRVRIEMRQVGIRHQAKMCGGVGRCGRQTCCSAFIEKFEPVSIRMAKEQGLSLNPTKISGLCGRLMCCLTYENSTYRDLKSGIPKIGKLVSTPKGKGRITRQNVIANRISVRMEDGLELEFSAEEISLHSALPADGDN, from the coding sequence ATGATCCGAATTGCAGGTGTACGATTTAAATCCGCAGGCAAAATCTATGATTTCAATGCAGGTGATCTGGATATTTCCCTTGGCGATGCAGTGATCGTGGAGACGGAACAGGGCCTTGGCTTTGCCACCCTGACCACCCCCATTCGCCAGCAGGAAAAACCCCATACGGGTCAGACTCTGAAAAACGTCCTCCGCCTTGCGGATGCCAGCGATTTTCTCCGTGTGGAAGAAAACCAGAAAGTTGAAGAGGCTGCCCACCAGTTCTGCAAACAGGAAGTGGAAACCCTGAATCTTTCCATGAATCTTTTTTCCGTGGAAAGTACCTTTGACGCATCCAAGCTTACTTTTTTCTTTACATCCGAAGGAAGGGTGGATTTCCGGCAGCTGGTTAAAAATCTGGTAAAGGAATTCCGGGTACGCATTGAAATGCGCCAGGTGGGAATCAGGCATCAGGCAAAAATGTGTGGCGGAGTTGGCCGCTGTGGTCGCCAGACCTGCTGCAGTGCCTTTATAGAAAAATTTGAGCCAGTTTCCATACGCATGGCAAAGGAACAGGGACTGTCCCTGAACCCTACCAAAATATCCGGACTCTGCGGCCGTCTCATGTGCTGCCTGACCTATGAAAACAGTACTTACAGGGATTTGAAAAGCGGTATTCCCAAAATCGGCAAGCTGGTCAGTACGCCTAAGGGAAAGGGGCGCATAACCCGGCAAAATGTCATAGCCAACCGCATCTCAGTACGTATGGAAGATGGTCTTGAACTTGAGTTCAGCGCAGAGGAAATATCCCTCCATAGCGCACTACCGGCCGATGGAGACAACTGA